Proteins encoded by one window of Lycium barbarum isolate Lr01 chromosome 11, ASM1917538v2, whole genome shotgun sequence:
- the LOC132619195 gene encoding ATP-dependent helicase rhp16-like, with translation MFERDGSAKGVVFSQFTSFLDLIQYSLQNSGLKCVQLVGNMSVSARDTTVTRFTEDPDCRILLASFKPGGVALNLTVASHVFLM, from the exons ATGTTTGAAAGAGATGGTTCTGCAAAAGGAGTAGTTTTCAGCCAGTTCACATCGTTTTTGGATCTGATACAATATTCTCTTCAGAAT TCGGGCCTCAAATGTGTTCAATTAGTTGGAAACATGTCTGTTTCTGCAAGAGACACAACAGTTACCAGATTTACTGAGGATCCAGATTGCAGGATATTGCTTGCGAGCTTTAAACCTGGAGGCGTTGCCCTCAATCTTACAGTTGCATCACAT GTTTTCTTGATGTAA